One Hordeum vulgare subsp. vulgare chromosome 4H, MorexV3_pseudomolecules_assembly, whole genome shotgun sequence DNA window includes the following coding sequences:
- the LOC123448860 gene encoding pathogenesis-related protein 1-like has product MASTNSWTHEIESPVAAPRLFRAGVMDWHTLAPKLAPHIVASAHPVEGEGGIGSVRQFNFTAAMPFNLMKERLEFIDVEKCECKSTLIEGGGIGTAIETATSHIKVEPTANGGSVVKVQSTYKLLPGVEVNDEITKAKESVTAIFKAVEAFLVANPDAYN; this is encoded by the exons ATGGCTTCCACCAacagctggacccacgagatcgaaTCGCCGGTCGCCGCACCGCGCCTCTTCCGTGCCGGCGTCATGGACTGGCACACACTGGCCCCTAAGCTCGCACCACACATCGTCGCCAGTGCCCATCCTGTTGAGGGCGAAGGCGGCATAGGCAGTGTCAGGCAGTTTAACTTCACCGCAG ccatgcccttcaacCTCATGAAGGAGAGACTCGAGTTCATCGACGTCGAAAAATGCGAGTGCAAGTCCACCCTCATCGAGGGCGGCGGCATCGGCACCGCGATCGAGACGGCTACGTCGCACATCAAGGTGGAGCCGACGGCCAACGGCGGAAGCGTCGTCAAGGTGCAATCGACATACAAGCTGTTGCCGGGCGTGGAGGTGAACGATGAGATCACCAAAGCCAAGGAGTCTGTCACCGCGATCTTCAAGGCCGTTGAGGCCTTCCTCGTTGCCAACCCGGACGCCTACAACTGA
- the LOC123446574 gene encoding probable pectinesterase/pectinesterase inhibitor 21, translating to MSKGAVIGASTVLVVAVVAAVCVVSFKEASNEKDSNELTTSLKSIKSFCQPVDYKVACEKTLEETAGNATTTTELAKAIFKATSERIEKAVRESSLLNDLKHDPRTSGALKNCKELLHYAIDDLKTTFDQLGGFEMTNFKHAMDDLKTWLSSALTYQESCLDGFDNTTTNAAAKMRKALNVSQELTENILSIVDEFGDTIANLDLSIFSRRLLGHDGAPRWMSDAKRRLLEVSPSEPDFKPDVTVAADGSGDFTTINEALAKVPLKREDTYVMYVKEGTYKEYVSVPRNVSNLVMIGDGADKTVITGEKSFMMNITTKDTATMEAIGNGFFMRGITVENTAGAKNHQAVALRVQSDQSVFYECQFHGYQDTLYTHTSRQYYRDCTVSGTIDFIFGNAQVVFQNCLIQVRKCMENQQNIITAQGRKERHSAGGIVIHNCTIEPHPEFKDHMGRLRTFLGRPWKEHSRTLYIQSEIGDFVDPEGWLPWLGEFGLNTCYYAEVENRGPGADMSNRATWKGVKHITYQQAEEKYTVERFIQGQLWISKYGVPFIPGLLPQEEAGRLH from the coding sequence ATGAGCAAAGGCGCCGTCATCGGCGCGTCGACCGTCCTGGTGGTGGCGGTTGTCGCTGCCGTCTGCGTCGTGTCCTTCAAAGAAGCTAGCAATGAGAAGGACAGCAACGAGCTGACGACGTCGTTGAAGTCGATCAAGTCCTTCTGCCAGCCCGTGGACTACAAGGTGGCGTGCGAGAAGACGCTGGAGGAGACGGCCGGCAATGCGACGACCACGACGGAGCTGGCCAAGGCCATCTTCAAGGCCACctcggagcggatcgagaaggccGTGCGCGAGTCCAGCCTGCTCAACGACCTCAAGCATGACCCACGCACGTCGGGCGCGCTCAAGAACTGCAAGGAGCTGCTCCACTACGCCATCGACGACCTCAAGACGACCTTCGACCAGCTCGGAGGCTTCGAGATGACCAACTTCAAGCACGCCATGGACGACCTCAAGACGTGGCTCAGCTCCGCGCTCACGTACCAGGAGTCGTGCCTGGACGGCTTCGACAACACCACGACGAACGCCGCCGCCAAGATGCGCAAGGCGCTCAACGTGTCTCAGGAGCTCACGGAGAACATCCTGTCCATCGTGGACGAGTTCGGGGACACCATCGCCAACCTGGACCTGTCCATCTTCAGCCGGCGTCTGCTCGGGCACGACGGCGCGCCCAGGTGGATGTCGGACGCCAAGCGGAGGCTGCTGGAGGTGTCTCCCAGCGAGCCCGACTTCAAGCCGGACGTGACGGTGGCGGCGGACGGCAGCGGCGACTTCACGACCATCAACGAGGCGCTGGCCAAGGTGCCGCTCAAGAGAGAGGACACGTACGTGATGTACGTCAAGGAGGGCACGTACAAGGAGTACGTCTCCGTGCCGCGCAACGTTTCGAACCTCGTCATGATAGGCGACGGGGCCGACAAGACCGTGATCACGGGGGagaagagcttcatgatgaacatcACCACCAAGGACACGGCCACCATGGAGGCGATCGGCAACGGCTTCTTCATGCGCGGCATCACCGTGGAGAACACGGCGGGCGCCAAAAACCACCAGGCCGTGGCGCTCCGGGTGCAGAGCGACCAGTCGGTGTTCTACGAGTGCCAGTTCCACGGGTACCAGGACACGCTGTACACGCACACGAGCCGGCAGTACTACCGCGACTGCACCGTGAGCGGCACCATCGACTTCATCTTCGGCAACGCGCAGGTGGTGTTCCAGAACTGCCTCATCCAGGTGCGCAAGTGCATGGAGAACCAGCAGAACATCATCACGGCGCAGGGGCGCAAGGAGAGGCACTCCGCCGGCGGCATCGTCATCCACAACTGCACCATCGAGCCGCACCCGGAATTCAAGGACCACATGGGCAGGCTCCGGACGTTCCTGGGGCGGCCGTGGAAGGAGCACTCCCGCACCCTCTACATCCAGTCCGAGATCGGCGACTTCGTCGACCCGGAGGGGTGGCTGCCATGGCTCGGTGAATTCGGCCTCAACACCTGCTACTACGCCGAGGTCGAGAACCGGGGGCCGGGGGCCGACATGAGCAACCGCGCGACGTGGAAGGGCGTCAAGCACATCACCTACCAGCAAGCGGAAGAGAAGTACACCGTCGAGAGGTTCATCCAGGGGCAGCTATGGATCTCCAAGTACGGCGTGCCCTTCATCCCGGGGTTGCTGCCGCAGGAGGAGGCCGGCCGGTTACACTGA